From the genome of Caminicella sporogenes DSM 14501:
AACCAAATGATATTCATATCATGAAAAAGGAGAGGGGTAGAGTTGAAGGATAAATTACTTGCATATCCTTATATAGTTTGGATGGGATTGTTTATAGTAGTTCCTATATTTTTAGTATTATATTTTAGTTTAGTAACTAATGGAACTTCTGAATTAACTTTTACATTAGACCATTTTAAACGTTTTTTTGACCCATTATATATTGGAGTGTTAGTTCATTCGATAAATTTAGCTTTTATAAGTACGGTAATATGCCTTGTTTTAGGGTATCCTATGGCATTTATTATATCAAAGGTTTCTATGCGTTTTAGAAATGTAATGGTTTTATTTTTTGTTATTCCCATGTGGATGAATTTTTTACTTAGAACTTATGCTTGGATGACACTTTTAGAACGTAATGGACTTATAAATAAATTTTTGAGATTTTTACATTTTCCAGAAGTTAATATTATGTATACTAGTGGAGCAGTGATATTGGGGATGGTATACAATTTTCTTCCATTTATGGTACTTCCTATATATTCAGTTCTCGTAAAGATTGATAAAAATTTAATAGAAACA
Proteins encoded in this window:
- a CDS encoding ABC transporter permease — encoded protein: MKDKLLAYPYIVWMGLFIVVPIFLVLYFSLVTNGTSELTFTLDHFKRFFDPLYIGVLVHSINLAFISTVICLVLGYPMAFIISKVSMRFRNVMVLFFVIPMWMNFLLRTYAWMTLLERNGLINKFLRFLHFPEVNIMYTSGAVILGMVYNFLPFMVLPIYSVLVKIDKNLIETAQDLGANEFKVFLKVILPLSLPGVISGIIMVFMPAITTFVISRLLGGGQFTLIGNLIEQQFLGVYDWNFGSAISIIMMLIILLSMVILGKYSKEEGVGLW